The Rosa rugosa chromosome 3, drRosRugo1.1, whole genome shotgun sequence sequence AGTTGCTCGGCTCGAGGTTTGCAGGGTGGTGTTGGCAGCAGAGTCAGGTGGACGTCGCTGCAGCGCGGTGGCTGTGTTGCACAGGTCCTGTGGGCCTTGTCGAAGGCGTCGGAAGGTGCTGAAGACGGCAGCATGGGTCGTGGGTGCTGGATCAAGAGGTGTCGCTTCATGGCGGCATAGGTTCGTGAGTGCTGGATCGGGTGGTGCGGCTTAATGGCGGCATGGGTCAAGATGGCATGGTCCTACAGCTTTGTGGCAGTAGAGTCGGGTGGCACTGCATCAGAGCAGCAGTACGGCTTCTAGGCGGGTTTGACGTTACCTTCTGGGCCATCAATCCTGCTGGGCCTTGAGTTTGGATTCCTATTCTTTGAGCTACTGGGCTTTAATTTGGGCTGGGGCTTTGGCCCTTGgtccaaccctatgtttttagcttttttgtctaattgcaataattttccttgtattaggaacctagatctctagcgcctccggcgtagtaccaatggaggatcCCCGTTACCTCTAcatatttgattgtataatgagTATGTCTATTTCTAATActattgtgggtactaccactatcttcttgtgtATCTATATATGgaagcggaagggtatgtaacggcctattctagcttgtgatgaatatattattttgcCCCAggggcttgattcaaaaaaataataataacagaaATGGATCTAAAGAATATGGTAGAAAATTCTGTACTCATTATTTTTTTAGCCCCTCCATGGACAGTTCTCTATTTCTGCTACTGGTACTATTTATGTAGACATAATTAGTACTGAAACAAAAATTACTCTATACATAATGTacaaaggagagagaaagaactAGAGAACGCCATTGTCAGTGGTCGCTCCTGTCTGGCTGCGCTTCAGCACTGGTGCTGGCCTCACTAGTGCACAGTGTGTGCGGCTGGACTGGTTGTGCTATCAGTGGGCATGTCCTAAACTTAGAGGTTGGGGTCTTGTTTTCATCTCTCTCAGTGGAAGGAGGTGGCCACATCTGGGGCTGAGGCGTGGCTAAGGGCCGGGGTGGGATGGGAGGGGGGTTGGCTCTTTATCGGGTCAAAGCGGTGTCTTGTGGCGGTCAGTGGAAGGCAGGATGAGATCGAGGGTTAGATGGGATAGACGATGGCGATGATGCGTTTGAATTGGATCCCAATGTATACCCATGGTTTTCTGGGTGGTTCTACAACGATATGCTGAGACAGGCAGACAAAGATGCGATGATGGTGGGGGCTCGACATTGGTTTTGGGGCGGCGGTGTCTGTGCGGTTACTGAATTGGGCGGACAGGGAAGAAGACAATGTTTGTGTTGCCTTGGCCCTTTGAGCTTGGACATTGCTTATGGGATTGGGCCTGGAAGTGGTCAATGGGCCATTATTGCCCTGTTTTTAGTTTTAAAGTTATCTTTTGTTgttattttttagttaaatgtgGCTTTATGCTGGCAATAAGTCTCTCTCAAGTTGGGGTGGGGCGAAGCGGGTTGTGTTTTGAGTTGCCTTGTCTGTTTTGGATAGGCGGCAAGTTACTtgttttgtcaaatggtcgaaacttcctagtggcagggtgaaactaagtATCGTCGGATTTATCCTCTAACAGCAATATAGTAAGAAAGCTATGCTTTTAGTAATTATGCTTTGTAGTAATTGAGTTAGCTTTTCGTTATGTCACCGccatgtcaaagcaaatggagtagccaatataacactctttgctagttggtgcctgtTACATTTATTTGGTAGAGAGACTCATGTAATCATTTAGGGATGTTTTCTAGATGATCTAGGCTCAATGTCCTCCCTTTGTAATCGGCAATTTCATTagtcaaggcttgagggcagccacacctaccctttatttaaaaaaaaatgtaccaaGACAAAAAAATCTATACATAAGAGTTAAAGTCTATTCTAAACATAAATCTCACAAATcatataataataaaagaaatgGATCTAAAGAAAATGATAGAAAATTTTGTAATCGATCACTTGTTTGTTCAGCCCTCTCCAAGGTAAATTTCTTAGTTCAGTTACTACGTGAGTCCCACATCGACCTCTAGGGAGACCCTAATACAACCGACATGATCTAAATAGATTTGAATCACCACAATAAAGTGCCATCAACCTTTTGAAGTTGAACTTAGCTCCCAAGGAAGAAACCCCAAAAAGTAAAGTAATGAGGAAAGAGCCAAGCAACCAGCTCCATTGATTGGTGCGATGACGTAGGGAACCTCCATAGCATATCAAAGTGCTTAACACGTGAAAGAGTGTTATCTGATGTTTTCTTGAGAAATCAAATTAGGGACCCTAATAGAGCGATAACACGCTTGAATTATTTTCCATCTATTTCATACTAATTACACTCCAGTGCAGTAGTCAATTACTACCTTAGTAAGTTGTGTTCAACTGCATGACTTTTGATTTAAATGCAAGAGTGGAAAATATTGAGGTAGTTGAAATAAGTTAATTTGCGTCATTATTCTCTACCGTTGGACGTAAATCTAAAAGCAGTTTAACAAAATTGAGTACATAATCAATTGaccaatctttttttttttttttgagagaaactgTCAACTCAGATTAATTAGGAGGTAAACTCCTTAGAAAGTACATCAACAATACAAGCTGGAGGCTCTAGGCCCCAAAATAAAGAACTAGAAGAAGAACAAGCATAACTAGCTAAAGTATGAGCCACAACATTGGCTTGACGATAAGCATGAGTGAAATAAGAACCCGGCATCTGCTGAAGATGGAAGGTAATGTCATCATACACACGACCAATGAAGGAAGTATGGGGAATGACTCTCAGCTTTGTAGCATGAAAAAGGGTAAGAAAATCCGTCTAAAAAATAACAGGAGAAAGGCCTTGCTGCATAGCAATTGAGACGGCCTCCCTCCTGATGAGCTCGAAATGAGTTCTCAAAAATAACCATGTTGTCAATTGTTAGTATATAGCAAATATGGATCGTTCTGtctggggattgagggtgctcctgTCATTTAAGCATCAAAgaaataatattaatatatttaCACAATATTTATGAAAATATACAAGGAATAAGGGGGGTTTcgaaatttgtttgttttctaaACTAATTATCTAACTAACTAATTACAATGACcaatcaaccaagaatcaagatAAGATGGACGGATGAGAATGTATGATGTAATTAACAACCTTTAACACGAATCCAAGAACACAAATCATAACTTTCGAATCAAACACATACTTGaacgaaatcaatcaagaacaaaccatgaacgcatgcataagttcttattactttccttagttaaattaactagatgaacgcaccatagttaaccctattaaacatgttATGCTAATGAGTGACCAATCCAATAacaaacacattcaacgcattaaacacttagaaagtttgattgatttaagaaaaacacacaagttagaacgctaatcgagcatgcaattctctttgttgatttacctaagtaattataTGTTTTCCACTTTAATTAACAAGACCTAGGACGCTAGCATCTCGTTATGAATTCAATCATGCAACTCGAAACCTAAGTTGGTCAACAAAGAAATCGAAACATGAAAGATaggattgaagaacaaaaccaacaaacatTCAAGAACATATAAAGATTTCGAAAACTATAaatctgaaaatcctaaaactAAATCATGCTTCAAGGTTATTGGAAATTAATCATCAAAACATATACTTTAATCTAACATGAAATCGCATCatccaagaaaaccaaaaagATAGAACGCTACACAAATTGATTTCAAAGTTACAAGAAagcaaaaccgaaaacaaagttctaaggttcatggttacacttttaaaggagcttcaagaacgcaagaagatCTTCAATGGTGGTGGACAGCAAGGATGATCACGGCAAGGATGGAGGATGGAGGGAGAacttgcttcacggcttcaaaaCCTTGAACACTTGGAGAGGCCGAAACTTTGAGAGAGTAAAGGGAGGTATTGCGATTTTGATTCAGGGTTTCATGATGATCTTCACGGCAATTTATCccctcctttatatagtgcaCGGCCTAGGGTTTACTTCCCTAAGAAATCTCTCTTGTGtgacatcattcaaccaatgagaaaattccaTTTGAATTAGAGAACAAGTCACCTTCTCTTTGGCCGAATTCTCCATGTATCTAGTCTCATTTCGGCTTCCTTGCATGTAGAATCATAATTCAATTCTCcttcctctattttctctccAAGAATTCAAAAGTAATCCGAAATAATCCCTAATTGGACTCTTGCCGAaatcttcatgaatcttctattaatTTTCGGTAAAAACCAATAATAATTGATTTAGGGTTCTCCCAAAAcgtcaagaaggatctagaaactcatgtgcaagtcacatgtttcaatctttgggccagaCTTCTCAATTAGACAATTTCAAAGCCCACTCCTttgttgccgaaattccttgtgcattctagaacattcttgaactatcttgaagccacaacatctcctagcaccaccaggactcctagtgtcatcaggtttcctagtccaactaggactctgtcatttctcatttctggacaccatttttccgagctcactcctagttgcattaggattcctacttcaattaGGATTTCCTGTTTTGGATTAGGAAAGTTTACATTTCTCCATCTCTTTCCCATTTCTGCGcttcatttcctccttgccttcatttctttcatttccagcTCTCCTTAGCTCATTTCTTGCCTATGAAGCTCATTTCTACCTAAATATAAAaaagtaagttagaaatgatattgttaagagaataaccaagtaaaatgtagggaaaatgaTACTAAAATCATAGAAAATATTACTTCGATCACCTCCCAGCTAAAGCCTCAACTTGTTCTGGAGAAGAGACATTAGTAAATGGAGCATAATGACCTCCCAAACACTTCCCCATATTATCCCGGATAATAACACCAATTCCCCCCGAACTGGTATCTTTATGAAATGCACCATCAATGTTAATCTTAACCCAACCTGCACTCGGAGGTTTCCAAGGGACTACAAGTATATTGCCTCCCCCAGAGCCCTTGCCATGATACTTTTGGTACTCCTGAAACCTCACCGCCAACTGCACCACTACATGATTCACCTCCAGACTCTTATTATCCCATACCCTATTATTCCTCTCCCTCCAGATGCCCCACAAATTAAACACAAGAGCTGCCCATAATTTAGGAGATAAATTTGAAGCACAATACACTAACCAATCCATAAAATTTAGCTGCATAGCATCAATAGAGTAAGCAACCCGTGCTACACCAGATACAACATCCAAAACTCCCTTCACATATGGACAAAGTCTGCAAATGTGTTCAATTGTTTCATCCCCTATTCCACATAGAGTACAAGGACAAGCCTCTAAAGGGACCTGTTTTTCAATCAATCTAGCTATAGTTGGTAAGCAATTATTCAACACCTTCCATAGAAAGATTCTAGCCGTACCTGGAATATTAATAGACCAAAGTTTCTTCCAGAACTCTTGCATCTGCACAGACACCTCATGCActctctcctcctccattaAGAGTCTATAAGCACTCTTGACCGAAAACAAACCTTTGGGTTCAAAATGCCACACCCAACGATCTTTCACCCTACGATTACTCAAGGGAATAGATAAAATAAACGGAATATCATCAATATGGCAAACCTGATGCACCAACGCTTCATTCCACCTGCCTTCATTATTCAATAAATTGCTAACTCTCCATACCTCATTCCAACCCCCATGAATTGGTACTAAACGAAATGGCGCCGCTCTAGGTACCCATGGATCAGATAACAAAATATTAGCCTCATCTCCCACCTGCCAACGAGCCCCTCTGACCAGAACATCACTAGCATCAAAAATACTACGCCAAGAGAAAGAAGGGGATGGATGGTGTTCCGCCTCACAAAAAGAAGAATCTGGAAAGTACCTCGCTTTATACATCTTGGCAATCAGAGAATCCGGAAACTGAATAATTCTCCAACCTTGTTTAGCTAGCATGGCTCTATTAAAAGCATATAAATCACGAAACCTCAATCCTCCTTCCTCCCTTGGACGACAAAGGAATTGCCAAGACTTCCAATGAATCTTCCGTTGCTCATTGTTACCCCCTACCAAAATCTAGCACACCTCTGCTGAAGGTCATCACAGAAATTCTTTGTTAATTGGAAACAACTCATAGCGTATGTAGGCAAAGATTGGGCCACCACTTTGATAATAATGTCCTTACCCGCCCCACTAAGCAACCGGCCTTGCCATGTTTGAAGTCTGATCCAATCTCTCCTGGATATATTGAAAGGTACGAGTTTTGTTCGGACCAACATATGTAGGCAGCCCAAGATATTTCTCATGGGACTCCACTACTATGACCCCCAAATGAGCTGCAAGCATATTCTGTTGATCAGTGCTGACATTCTTACTAAAAGTAACAGAACTCTTATGGAAATTCACCTTTTGACCGGACGCTCTACCATACACCCTCAATACATTACTAATCTCATGACAAGCTAGTAAATTATCCCTCGCATATAACATactatcatcagcaaaaagAAGATGGTTTACCATAGGAGCTCCATCACAAATAGCAATGCCTGGTAGCATACCCTGATGAGCTTCCTTTTGCAACAAAGCAGACAAACCTTCCGCTCCAAGAAGAAACAAATATGGTGATAACGGATCCCCCTGACGCAACCCTCGTGAAGGTACCACATATCCTCTAGGTTTACCCCGGACAAGAAAAGAATACCTGACAGAGGAGACACATTGCATAATCATCTGCACCCAACCATGAGTAAAACCCATTCGCTCCAAAACTTTTTGTAAAAACCCCCATTCCAAACGGTCATAGGCTTTACTCAAATCCAATTTTAAGGCCATGAATTCCGCACCTGCTCGTTTATTATGAATAAAATGTGCTAACTCATTAGCCACCAAAGTATTATCAGTAATGAGTCTGCCGGGAATGAACGCACTCTGAAAGAGTAATACTAATTAGTATAATCAAACTGAGCCTACAAGTATGACATGATATATGTTACTGATTGTTGATGGTATTCTGTCAATAGATATTGGCGATAAAGGTGTACATTTAGAATAAATATTTCGCTCGATTCTTTTTGTACTTATTTGTTGGTGAATTAAcctttattttatattttatttttagtattTCTTTCGTTCCATTTTGTTATGATATTAAATTAGTTTCTGGCCATTTATGTGACTCTTATTTAGTTATGAACAAGTTTTACttacaaagaaaaaaagtataACTACGCGAGATTGTGAGCCAATTAGTCCAGAATGAAATTTCCCTCAAGCTTTAATCCGATTTTTAAATCCTGAGTCTCTTTCAATTACCGATTATGAATCAAATTATATGCTAAACCCACCCACCCACCCCCTCCAAGGGAGCATTGATCGCTAAACCATAAATAGTTTGAGCCCAAAATACATAATGATACTTGCTACCCTAGGTCTTAGGTATTTATGCCGTATCGGGGTCAAAACTTGGATCGCATATATTGTCCAAGTCAAAATGGGAACTTTTCCTAGTCAATTCTCAAAAGGAGATATGGAAGCGAAAGACCAAATCTTGCCAAAGCCTAAATAAAGATCTTAATCAACGAAGTACCACACAAGCTTGCAAGAGCGTTGCATCCTTTACAAACTCAGCTACTGGAGAAGTCTGCCTCAAGTATCCACAACAAGCATAAGATAAAAATGACAACGTGCACTTGAAACTTTGAGGCGTCAAATACAAACCTTGAACATTCTTTCCGAACCGAAGAGAATCATGGTCTAaatctctcacatataaatataaGACCATATCTAACGGTAAATTCCAAATATAAGCCACCTCGCAATAAGTCTCATCCCTCTTAAGGACCACCGGCGTTGCTCTTTAGGCCGCCACTAGAAGACGCATAATGAAACACGACCCTCCCCTAACCTCCTCCTTGATTACAAGATCGTAACGCACCAACGGTCATGTGCAGCATTACTAGCCTCAGGACTTGATTACTGGCCTTATAATTACTATTAATTGTGTCATCTACATATAGCCAGCCTTTGATGACTCGCATATAAATATCCTCGTTGTCCACGCCTTCAATTTATTCTGGCTTCTCAATACGGTAATACCATATCTCTTGCTCACGCTCATAGTGTTTCATACCCACTCTGtgtaagtctctctctctctctctccctctagtTAATTGGAGGTTATAACCTTCTCAATGTGTATATCGTCGTATATAGAAAGACCAACCCAAACCCTTTTGGATAATTCATTCTTTGTTTCACTCcttatatatataggaattaGGCAGGAGGGTGACAAGGTTGGGTGGATTGATTGATTTAGGGAGTGTCGGATAAGGTGACCAGATGCAAAGTTTGGTTCAGTTTTACTTGtttcttatttgtttttctgCTGTTCTTGAGtttgttcaaaattttctgGGATTCTTCGGgatggattttgtgtttggGGTTTTGTTGTACGGTCGTTTCTCGCCGCTTTTTGTGTCAGGGTTGTCTCTCATGTTCGGGTTTGGGTTGTTATACAATTACAACTATTTGATTAAATTCGTATGTGACAATAGAGCGAAAGCCAGTGACTTTAGTAATGGATTTTGCTCAAACTGCGGTTCTCATGAAGTTTGTGCTTCAAAGGCCGTGTCTTGCAAATCTGAACCACTGAAATCATTGGAGAATTTACAGTCATTAAATACAGATGGTTTTCTGTTAACCAAAATTGTCAAGGCAGAAGATGCAATTGAAGGAAAAGATGATAATGATGGTGACAATGATGATGAGAATGTTTGTTGTAAGGAGGATGAAGTGTTTGATGTTCTGTCATTGAGGAAATTGGTAAAGATTGAGCGCCGGCGGGGGGATGAGGCACGTGCAGAACTCGAGAAGGAAAGGATGGCTGCTGCATCTGCAGCTGAGGAAGCAATGACCATGATCTTGCGTCTTCAGAACGAGAAGAGTTCTACTGAAATCCAAGCCAATCATTATCGCCAGATAGCTGAGCAGAAGCAGCAATATGATGAAGCAGTGATTCAGTCCTTGCAGTGGATTATAATGAAACACGAATCCGAGAGGAGTCAATTGGAAGAGCAACTGAGGCTGTGCAGGCAAACGTGCAATGGTCAGTCTGAGGAAGGTGATCCAAGTAAAAACCTGTTCGATTCCACCACATTGGAAGATGATGGCCTCGAAGATGTCTTTGATGCACATTGTAGGTATTTTGAATCCGAGTAATGCTAGAAGAATCACATTTATGAACTGCATCATGGATTTAGCTTCTTCTATAAACAGAGGTAGGACCCACTTGCGCACCGACGAATCATTTTTTCGGATGAGGTGCGTGACGTGGATGAGTGAGTACAAATGGATATATGACGTCTGCAATGTGATTCATAAATTTGCTAGAATTAATAGCTTTACTCCTCTTGAAGCTGTTGGAAACATATTGAATAATGCATTGATATAGCTTGGTTTCGCTGTTCATTTGGGTTCAGTAGAAGTGAGTAGTACAACCAGGTTTATGATATTGCAGggaagcccccccccccccccccccatataTGTATGGCATAATGTAGCTCTCATGTTTATGAGTTGGATAAAAAGAGCAGGAAATGCTGCTATGCAATGCACTCTTTTTCATGTTGTTTGAGATTCTGGCCTCATTTAGTTCTGATCTTGTTTTATATATTATCATTAGGTAATGAATCATTCTAAGAAGTTTGTGCATTCACTCTTATGAGTTGGATAAAAAGAGCAGGAAATGCTGCTATGCAATGCACTCTTTTTCATGTTGTTTGAGATTCTGGTCTCATTTAGTTCTAATCTTGTTCTATATATTATCATTAGGTAACGAATCATTCTAAGAAGTTTGTGCATTCATTCTTCTATATTTTAGCTTTAGAAGTTATAATGGTCCCAAAGAATACTAGGACCACAGATAGTAGTGGTCCCAATGGTTACTGGATTTGTCTGAgttgttttttggttttgtgctTGATCAGGGAACTCCATCATTATTCTCCTAGTGTTGTTGAATGGTTTGTTACTGTGAAGCACAAATTTCTATTTGCAAATATGTGTGGAATTCTGGGTATGTTATTGAAGTACCCACTTGCATATGTGTACACAATTGAATACTCTGGAGTCTGGTGTACTAACATCATATCATCATTTTATCAATGAAGGGCATATGGGATGGAGATTTTCTATTTACTTGTTCTTGTTACAGAAGCAAGTCGATCCACGCACATTGCCGTGCGTGTGTTCGAGAGGCAATTTGTATTCACATACATTCGATGACATTTTTAGTAAAAATTTAGGTTCTTGGTTATTTTAAGAAGCCATAAATATTGATTCTATTCTCATAATTGTTCTGACCATGCATCAGTAATATCTTAAACCGTCTGTTTTTAGCTTGCtgtgtttctttgtttctgCATAAGTTAATAGTACAAAGACCCCATTCCACAATCATTGTGTTGAATTCAGTAACAAAAACTTGACGTATGATGGCAATATTTTTGGTCTGCAAGTTGTTATGCACACACAGTAGTAGAAACATTACATGTACAGCATACACAATTGAGTGCTAATTTAGCTTATCTACCTTGTTCAAATTTTTTAGACACATTACTGTCTTCCCTCCCACCGTATGATAGGAATGATACTTCTCTAAATAAACTCATTAGTCGAAAAGGAACCCCGAAGCCAAAACTAAAACAATGTATGATACCTGTTTCATTCAAAGCCTGCTGCAGACTCAAAAACCAGATGTATGAGAAAGGTTAAAGGAGGTTCTAACTGCAGGCCATTGTAAAGTAGTTAGGAGTCGGCAGTTGGCCAGGAAACAAGAAGTTGCAAAAAAGAAGAGGGAGTACTACCTCATCGATCACCTTTGTTGCTTATTTTATGTGGAAAGTTTGGAGGAGCAGGTGTATAATAATGTGTTGCCGGCCCCTCCGGCCCCTGAAACAATCGTCCATGGGCAATTACAGACTATCTAAACATCAGGTCTCTTTGGGATAGTCACAGTAAATAAGCTGGAATTGGTGTGGTTGGACTGCTGAAGGGGGCTTTTCGTGCTAGTTCATCGGTGCAGTGTTTTACAAATTCTGCTATTGAAGCGCCCTTGTTCAGGGCATCAGATTTGCTTCCACTTTAAACAGAAAACATGAATTTCTGACATTGGCTTCCAACATATGGTAAATGGAATTGACTAGAGAAGTGGTGGCTTTCATGAAGCCTAGACTTTAAGGGCCTCAATGAGCAAGTTTGGACTAGTCTCTAGTCTTGTCGAATAGGAAAAGCTTCGGAAAAATACAAGATGTTGTTGGAGATACAAGAACCATAAAGTTAATATGTGATCTCATTTAACTGAGTTATAGCTGAAAATAGATATAGGAACCCTCATGGTGTGTTTTTAGAAAAGCCTGGTATCTtattgatcacttttgaaagtttggTATTTTTATGTCCGGTTCAAGTTAGTAAATATTattttagccaaaaaaaaaaatacaatctcAATTTTTAATCATGCGTACGACACGTGATATAATTTAACGGAGCGTAACGAAATTTGGTCGTAGGGAGCTTCATAGTGTGGTTTTAAATGTTTTACTACCTTATTAGTGGTTGCTTTTGAATGTCTGGGCACCTTTATGTCTCATatggttttcttttattttttagggttattatcacaaatggtacctgaacttttcctctattttatcgatggtacctgaacttcaattttgatcacaaccagtacccgaacttttcgatttcattttaaatcgTACTTAAGGCCACCTTCGGttactattccggccaaaaaacccaaatctaaaaaaataaaaaacaaaaaaacaagttcaaggcaagtctattacaaaaaaatcatcactatatatgatcgcaacccttgaaatcaacaaaaatcatcactatgatcgcctcccatgccgtttttagtcggaatagtgaccggaggtggctctaggtaccatttaaaatgaaatcgaaaagttcgggtactggttgtgatcaaaattgaagttcaggtaccatcaataaaattgaggtatagttcaggtaccatttgtgataataaccctattttttattacttttttacatAAAACTcaaacagagaaaaagaaatgtcAAATGCCTTGTGGTTAATCTGagaacctcttcttctttttttttttttttttttaaccgaCAAAACACCAGAACGAAGGTCCAACTATTTCGGCAAACAAGTTTCAGAGCGACACAGAGTCGTAGCCATTTGCCGAAGAACCAAAAGCTCTGGCTTTCCCGGACTTCCGTCACCGTCTATTCTCCCGGTAAGCCTATCTTCTCTTTGATTGCGGACAAACTCAAAATATTAACAAGAAGGAATTGAATTACTCAATAATAGACGGCTAGAGTAGTATggaatttgattttttgttcttctttttggaTTTTGAATATCTTTCTAATGCATTTCACTTTAATTGTGGTGGACAGAGTAACATTGCTCACTTGTTCCATTTAAAAGAATGCTCTTTGGAGGTTGAAGAATCAAATTAACTTTTGCGAAACACGTAATGATGAATGCCTGAGTAGATTGCATAACATTGTTCATATTCATCTGTTTGGGATATTCTAGTCATTTATAGTTTGATTGGATATTTATACACAAGTGGAAGCACAACTATCTTAAAATGGACCTCTAATAAACTTTATGAAAGGATGATGAATGCCCGAGTACATTGCATGGTTTTTAAGTGTTCCAGGATTTTTGGTCTCACTATAAGGCTTTTAGTTCAAATCTCAACTGTTATACAATATAATTTCCAAATGGTATTGTGATTGAAGCACGAAAGCTATCGTAGCATCATTTGGTTAATACTTCTCATCAACCAATTTTAATTTGGGGAAAGCGGGTTTTCTTGTATTTTAATGAAGCATAGCATGAGTTGATGGTTGCGAACCAGCAGATTGAAAAATAGAACCTGAGTAATTTGATGATGTGTTTTTCGTTTTCTCTCGACAGGAAATTAAATATTTGTGAACATTCGTGGACATATGGTGTGGGTTTCATTTCTTAGTTAGATATCTCAGCATTACTTTTGCAGCAATCTGAGATTAAGAGCATGCATCACTACTACAGAGGTCCGACATCCGAAAATTCATAAGAAAATCTCTTTATTGTTCTTAAGGGGTCATATCACACAATGCATTATAATTCAGGAACACAACTCTAGTATCGGATATGAGTAAAATTGCGTACACGAATGATGATTTATAAGGACATTTTACTGCAGGTTTTGTCTTCCAGTAATATGAGGATGGACCTTGAGAGTTGCATGGGATTAAATGACCCACGACAGATGCTTCCACCTCCACCTGGATCTTTTGTGGATCGTGACGAACTCATTCAACATGTTGGGGACTTTGCTGTGTCACAGGGTTATGTTGTAACTATCAAGCAGTCTAAGAGGGATAGAGTAGTTATCCTTGGTTGTGACAGAGGAGGTGTTTACCGTAATAGGCAGAAACAGGTTGATGAGTCCTGTAGTGA is a genomic window containing:
- the LOC133735471 gene encoding uncharacterized protein LOC133735471, with the protein product MQSLVQFYLFLICFSAVLEFVQNFLGFFGMDFVFGVLLYGRFSPLFVSGLSLMFGFGLLYNYNYLIKFVCDNRAKASDFSNGFCSNCGSHEVCASKAVSCKSEPLKSLENLQSLNTDGFLLTKIVKAEDAIEGKDDNDGDNDDENVCCKEDEVFDVLSLRKLVKIERRRGDEARAELEKERMAAASAAEEAMTMILRLQNEKSSTEIQANHYRQIAEQKQQYDEAVIQSLQWIIMKHESERSQLEEQLRLCRQTCNGQSEEGDPSKNLFDSTTLEDDGLEDVFDAHWNSIIILLVLLNGLLL